In Thermodesulfovibrionales bacterium, a genomic segment contains:
- a CDS encoding PDZ domain-containing protein: YVYDVIRGGSAYKAGIKEGDIIVSINDIEVNTMMELKEIIYKIGSGNKCNVTIKTPLGTNKTVEVVLGRQI, from the coding sequence ATATGTTTATGATGTAATTAGAGGTGGTTCTGCTTATAAGGCAGGAATAAAGGAAGGGGATATAATTGTTTCAATAAATGATATTGAAGTTAATACAATGATGGAGCTTAAAGAAATTATTTATAAAATAGGTTCAGGTAATAAATGTAATGTAACAATAAAAACACCTTTAGGAACAAACAAAACTGTTGAGGTTGTTTTAGGAAGACAAATATGA